Proteins from one Telopea speciosissima isolate NSW1024214 ecotype Mountain lineage chromosome 1, Tspe_v1, whole genome shotgun sequence genomic window:
- the LOC122657767 gene encoding DNA repair protein RAD51 homolog 3-like, whose product MAETEVRNLPLSPTQRAKLISAGYTTLSSLSALSPPHLVRDLNISEYEALEILKVVASQSSRTFDGTKAIVVGAQTAWDMLHEEDFITRITTSCTELDNILGGGISCKEVTEIGGVPGIGKTQLGIQLAVNVQIPVDYGGLGGKAIYVDTEGSFLAECVFQIADACIKDMVENYPFQQKNFQACQDKLQPNAFLGNIFYFRICSYTEQVALINYLDKFILEHKEIKIVIVDSVTFHFCQDFDDLALRTRVLGGLALKLMKLAQNFSLAVVILNQVTTKFSEGSVQLALALGDSWSHSCTNRIILYWNGNERYAYIDKSPSIRSASAPYSICGKGVRGAASNCKRVKMM is encoded by the exons ATGGCGGAGACGGAAGTAAGGAATCTACCGCTCTCACCTACACAGAGGGCGAAGCTAATATCGGCAGGCTACACTACTCTTTCATCCCTGTCTGCACTCTCTCCCCCTCACCTCGTTCGCG ACTTGAATATTTCTGAGTACGAAGCACTTGAAATTCTAAAGGTGGTCGCTTCACAAAGCAGTAGAACATTCGATGGAACTAAAGCTATTGTAGtcg GTGCACAGACTGCCTGGGACATGCTTCATGAGGAAGACTTCATCACACGAATTACTACATCCTGCACAGAGCTAGATAACATTTTGGGAGGTGGAATAAGTTGCAAAGAAGTTACTGAAATTG GTGGAGTACCAGGCATTGGGAAAACACAACTGGG CATTCAGCTTGCGGTTAATGTTCAGATTCCAGTTGATTATGGTGGCCTAGGAGGAAAAGCAATTTATGTAG ATACAGAAGGAAGCTTCCTGGCTGAGTGCGTTTTCCAAATTGCAGATGCCTGCATCAAGGACATGGTGGAAAACTATCCTTTTCAACAGAAGAATTTTCAAGCATGCCAAGACAAATTACAACCGAATGCTTTCTTGGGAAACATATTCTATTTCCGGATATGCAGTTATACTGAGCAAGTTGCATTGATAAACTACTTAGACAAGTTCATTTTGGAGCATAAAGAA ATTAAAATTGTAATTGTCGATAGTGTTACTTTTCACTTCTGCCAAGATTTTGATGACTTGGCTCTTCGGACTCGAGTACTTGGTGGATTGGCACTGAAATTGATGAAACTAGCTCAAAATTTTAGTTTGGCG GTTGTGATATTGAACCAAGTCACCACAAAGTTCAGTGAAGGTTCAGTTCAGTTAGCTCTTGCTCTAG GTGATAGTTGGTCTCATTCCTGTACCAATCGGATAATTCTGTACTGGAATGGGAATGAAAGATATGCATACATTGACAAGTCACCCTCAATAAGGTCCGCTTCGGCACCGTATTCCATTTGTGGCAAAGGGGTGCGAGGTGCTGCTTCAAATTGTAAAAGGGTCAAAATGATGTAA